ACTGCTGTTATACTGGATTTTTTCTTTGGTCTGTCACCATTTTTTTCCTCAACAGCTTTTTCTTCCTTCTTTTCTGCCACAGGCGCAGCTTTTACTTCTTCTTTCTTGGAACCACCCTTATGAAATTTCTTACGGATAATCTCCTGTGCAGCATCATCTACACTACTGCTGTGTGACTTTACTGCATATTCTGTTGTGCTTAACGCATCTATAATCTCTTTTGAATTGATATCTAATTCTTTTGCTAGCTCATGAACTCTCATTTTTGCCATATATCTTAACTCCTCCGTTATTCAGTTGTTGTTGTCAGTTTCAATTTATCTTCTACCGATTTTGCAAGACCTTCGTTTATCACTGCAAGTGATGCCCGGAATTCTCTTCCAATACAATGACCTAATGTTTCTTTGTCCGCATACTCGTACATTGGGACCTCATAAAAATCTGTCATATTTCGAAACATCTTTTTTGTATTCTCAGAGGAATCCCCCGCAACAATCACAAGATAAGCTTTGCCGTCTTTGACTGCTTTCTCTGTAGAAAATTCGCCACTTACGACACTGCCGGATTTTGCTGCAATCCCCAGCATGGATAATACTTTATCTGGTTTCAAGCTCTTCCATCTCCTTTGTCAGCATCTCATACACTTCTTTTGGAATCGGCATCTTAAACGAGCGCTCTAACCCTTTTCCCTTGATTGCCTTTTGCAGACATTCCATGGATGGACAAAGATAAGCTCCTCTGCCATTTTTTCTTCCGGTTGCATCTAAGACGATTTCTTCTGAAGTTTCCGATGATGAAGTTTTTAAAACACGAATCAAATCTTTTTTGGCTTTCATTTCACCACAGCCGATGCACTGGCGCATCGGGATTTTCTTATTTGTCATCTTTTATTCTTCGCCGTCCTCTGAAAACTCTTCCTCTGTGTATTCTTTTTCTTCGTATTCACCATCTTCATAATATTCATCGTCTTCATAATCATTCTCATAATCCATGAAGTCACCGGATTCTCTTGCCTGAGTCTCGCTCTTGATGTCAATCTTAAATCCGGTCAGACGTGCTGCGAGACGCGCATTCTGTCCTTCTTTACCGATTGCAAGCGATAACTGGTAATCTGGAACAACCACTTTTGCAGTTTTTTCTTCTGCATCTGCAATAACGGAAATAACTTTTGCAGGACTTAATGCATTTTCAATCATCATAGCTGGGTTTTCATTCCAGGTAATGATGTCAATTTTTTCTCCGCGAAGTTCGTTTACGATTGCATTTACTCTGGCACCGTTCATACCAACACATGCTCCTACTGGATCTACATCCGGATCATTTGACCATACTGCAATCTTTGTTCTGCTTCCTGCTTCTCTTGCAATTGCTTTGATTTCAACGATACCATCACGTACCTCTGTCACCTCAGATTCGAACAAACGTTTTACTAATTCTGGATGTGTTCTGGAAACAAGAATCTTTGGTCCTTTTGAAGTAGCTTTTACTTCTAAAATGTAAACTTTGATTCTTTCTGTTGGTTTGAATACTTCACCTTTTACCTGCTCATTCTCTGTTAAAATGGCATCTACTTTACCAAGGTTGATGCTAACATTTTTTCCAACGTAACGCTGAACAATACCTGTTACAACATCTTTTTCCATGCTGTAATACTGATCATAAAGAACTTTACGCTCTTCTTCTCTGATTTTCTGTAAAATCACGTTCTTTGCATTCTGTGTTGCAATACGACCAAACTCTTTGGATTTTACTTCTACTTTTACGATATCTCCTAAATCAAATTTGGAATCAATCATTTTTGCATTTGCAAGACTGATTTCCATGATTGGATCTTCTACGGTCTCAACAACTGTTTTCTCCTGGTACACATTGAACTCGCATGTCTCCGGATCAATATAGACCTTAACATTCTCAGATTTTCCAAAATGGTTTTTGCAGGCTGTGACAAGGGAATTCTCAATTGCCTCAAGCAAAGTGTCTTTGCTGATATTTTTCTCCTGCTCTAAAATATTTAACGCTTCTAACAATTCGTGGTTACCACTCATTTTTTTATCCTCCTATTCTATCCTACGACACCAAAATATCTTCTTATTAAAAATCAAAT
This genomic window from Roseburia sp. 831b contains:
- the rnpM gene encoding RNase P modulator RnpM; translated protein: MTNKKIPMRQCIGCGEMKAKKDLIRVLKTSSSETSEEIVLDATGRKNGRGAYLCPSMECLQKAIKGKGLERSFKMPIPKEVYEMLTKEMEELETR
- the nusA gene encoding transcription termination factor NusA; the encoded protein is MSGNHELLEALNILEQEKNISKDTLLEAIENSLVTACKNHFGKSENVKVYIDPETCEFNVYQEKTVVETVEDPIMEISLANAKMIDSKFDLGDIVKVEVKSKEFGRIATQNAKNVILQKIREEERKVLYDQYYSMEKDVVTGIVQRYVGKNVSINLGKVDAILTENEQVKGEVFKPTERIKVYILEVKATSKGPKILVSRTHPELVKRLFESEVTEVRDGIVEIKAIAREAGSRTKIAVWSNDPDVDPVGACVGMNGARVNAIVNELRGEKIDIITWNENPAMMIENALSPAKVISVIADAEEKTAKVVVPDYQLSLAIGKEGQNARLAARLTGFKIDIKSETQARESGDFMDYENDYEDDEYYEDGEYEEKEYTEEEFSEDGEE
- a CDS encoding L7Ae/L30e/S12e/Gadd45 family ribosomal protein — protein: MKPDKVLSMLGIAAKSGSVVSGEFSTEKAVKDGKAYLVIVAGDSSENTKKMFRNMTDFYEVPMYEYADKETLGHCIGREFRASLAVINEGLAKSVEDKLKLTTTTE